A window of Azospirillum lipoferum 4B contains these coding sequences:
- a CDS encoding ABC transporter permease produces the protein MRGLVLAAAGVIALAAASLFVGVSDVTIGTLLSGASDEATQVLLVSRIPRTLALVLAGAGMAVSGLILQMLARNKFVEPSTAGTAESAVFGMLMVTLLAPETPMLGRMLVAGVCALAGTALFLAILRRMPLRSPLIVPLVGIMLGAVITASTEFVAYRFDMLQSVRAWETGDFSGVLRGRYELLWIGAVLTAVAYAAADRFTVAGLGEDFTTNLGLNHRRVVSLGLVIVSLVTAAVIATCGMIPFLGLIVPNLISLMRGDNMRLSLPWVALFGAGLVLACDIAGRLVIRPYEIPIGTTMGIVGSAIFLYLLLRKNRHAA, from the coding sequence ATGAGGGGGCTTGTCCTGGCTGCAGCCGGCGTCATCGCGCTGGCGGCGGCCAGCCTGTTCGTCGGCGTCAGCGACGTGACGATCGGCACGCTCCTGAGCGGTGCCTCGGACGAGGCGACGCAGGTGCTGCTGGTCAGCCGCATTCCGCGCACGCTTGCCCTGGTGCTGGCCGGGGCCGGCATGGCGGTGTCGGGCCTGATCCTGCAGATGCTCGCCCGCAACAAGTTCGTCGAGCCGTCCACCGCCGGGACCGCGGAATCGGCGGTGTTCGGCATGCTGATGGTGACGCTGCTCGCGCCGGAAACGCCGATGCTGGGCCGGATGCTGGTGGCGGGCGTCTGCGCGCTGGCCGGAACCGCGCTGTTCCTGGCCATCCTGCGGCGGATGCCGCTGCGCTCGCCGCTGATCGTGCCGCTGGTCGGCATCATGCTGGGGGCGGTCATCACCGCTTCGACGGAATTCGTCGCCTACCGCTTCGACATGCTGCAGTCGGTGCGGGCGTGGGAGACCGGCGACTTCTCCGGCGTGCTGCGCGGGCGGTACGAACTGCTGTGGATCGGCGCCGTGCTGACCGCCGTCGCCTATGCCGCGGCGGACCGCTTCACCGTCGCCGGGCTGGGGGAGGATTTCACCACCAACCTGGGCCTCAACCACCGGCGCGTGGTGTCGCTGGGGCTGGTCATCGTCTCGCTGGTGACGGCGGCGGTGATCGCCACCTGCGGCATGATCCCGTTCCTGGGCCTGATCGTGCCCAATCTGATCAGCCTGATGCGGGGCGACAACATGCGCCTCTCGCTGCCCTGGGTGGCGCTGTTCGGCGCCGGGCTGGTGCTGGCCTGCGACATCGCCGGCCGGCTGGTGATCCGCCCCTACGAGATTCCCATCGGCACGACCATGGGCATCGTCGGCAGCGCGATCTTCCTTTACCTGCTGCTGCGGAAGAACCGCCATGCCGCCTGA
- a CDS encoding tetratricopeptide repeat protein, producing the protein MAERVRADMPGLSVADTLLALGQSCLDRGEGEQAFAWFRSAARGGDARAINMLGRCLEHGWGVPADPVQAAAHYRKAADLGDGWALFNLADLHCRGMGVPADDEAAYRLYAAAAAKGIAKALNMLALFHESGRAVPADEATARTLFKAAAEGGDCWGRFNYARTLLLDGLRDEALRWFRLALASGFPDFYRSMATALAPHPDPRIQALAAQAAAFADPGTPQESRL; encoded by the coding sequence ATGGCGGAGCGTGTGCGGGCCGACATGCCGGGGTTGAGCGTCGCGGACACGCTGCTGGCGCTCGGACAGTCCTGCCTCGACCGCGGTGAGGGCGAGCAGGCCTTCGCCTGGTTCCGCAGTGCCGCGCGCGGCGGTGACGCGCGCGCCATCAACATGCTCGGCCGCTGCCTCGAGCATGGCTGGGGCGTTCCCGCCGATCCGGTCCAGGCCGCCGCGCATTACCGAAAGGCCGCCGATCTCGGCGACGGCTGGGCACTGTTCAATCTGGCCGACCTCCATTGCCGCGGCATGGGCGTTCCCGCCGATGACGAGGCCGCCTATCGCCTCTATGCCGCCGCAGCCGCCAAGGGAATCGCCAAGGCGCTGAACATGCTGGCCCTGTTCCACGAGAGCGGACGCGCGGTGCCCGCCGACGAGGCCACAGCCCGCACCCTGTTCAAGGCGGCGGCGGAGGGCGGCGACTGCTGGGGCCGCTTCAATTACGCCCGCACCCTGCTGCTCGACGGCTTGCGAGACGAGGCACTGCGCTGGTTCCGCCTTGCGCTCGCCAGCGGTTTCCCAGATTTCTACCGCAGCATGGCCACGGCGCTGGCGCCGCACCCCGATCCGCGGATCCAGGCGCTGGCCGCGCAAGCCGCGGCATTCGCCGACCCCGGCACCCCGCAGGAAAGCCGCTTATGA
- a CDS encoding EamA family transporter, producing MTDGLLPSWMLWALLSACFAALTAIFAKVGVEGVGSDMATLIRTAVIFLLLIGIVVSSGQSLAPSALSGKTWLFLVLSGLATGASWLCYFRALKLGPASQVAPVDKLSVVLVALFGVLFLGEKLSAPNWLGVVLIAAGVILLAFK from the coding sequence ATGACTGACGGACTGTTGCCGTCCTGGATGCTGTGGGCCCTGTTGTCGGCCTGTTTCGCGGCGCTGACCGCCATCTTCGCCAAGGTCGGGGTGGAGGGCGTCGGCTCCGACATGGCCACGCTGATCCGGACGGCCGTCATCTTCCTGCTGCTGATCGGCATCGTCGTCTCGTCGGGCCAGTCGCTGGCGCCGTCCGCCCTATCGGGAAAGACCTGGCTGTTCCTGGTCCTGTCGGGCCTTGCCACCGGTGCGTCCTGGCTGTGCTATTTCCGCGCGCTGAAGCTCGGCCCCGCCTCCCAGGTCGCCCCCGTCGACAAGCTCAGCGTCGTGCTGGTCGCCCTGTTCGGCGTGCTGTTCCTCGGCGAGAAGCTGTCGGCGCCGAACTGGCTAGGCGTCGTCCTGATCGCCGCCGGCGTGATCCTGCTGGCCTTCAAGTAG
- a CDS encoding Fe2+-dependent dioxygenase — MLLQIPDILTADEVAQCRAVLEASPWVDGRVTAGDQAAGAKHNLQIPEESETARELGVVILRALARSPAFNSAVLPLRVLPPMFNRYDRAMTYGYHVDNSIRAIPGTGGMRMRADVSTTIFLSDPGDYDGGELIVEDTYGTKSVKLPAGHAVVYPSSSLHQVSPVTRGSRWASFFFTQSMVRDDGLRAVLYDLDMAIIDLRQELGDGHHAVLSLVNHYHNLLRRWAEV; from the coding sequence TTGCTCCTGCAGATCCCCGACATCCTCACCGCAGACGAGGTCGCGCAGTGCCGGGCGGTGCTGGAGGCCTCGCCCTGGGTCGACGGGCGCGTCACCGCGGGCGATCAGGCCGCCGGCGCCAAGCACAACCTGCAAATCCCCGAGGAAAGCGAGACCGCGCGGGAACTCGGCGTGGTGATCCTCCGCGCGCTTGCCCGCAGCCCGGCCTTCAATTCCGCCGTCCTTCCGCTGCGGGTCCTGCCACCGATGTTCAACCGGTACGACCGGGCGATGACCTACGGCTATCACGTCGACAACAGCATCCGCGCCATCCCCGGCACCGGCGGCATGCGCATGCGGGCCGACGTGTCGACCACCATCTTCCTCAGCGATCCCGGCGACTACGACGGCGGCGAGCTGATCGTCGAGGACACCTACGGCACCAAATCTGTCAAGCTGCCGGCCGGCCACGCCGTGGTCTATCCGTCCAGTAGCCTGCATCAGGTCAGCCCGGTGACGCGCGGCTCCCGCTGGGCCTCCTTCTTCTTCACCCAGTCGATGGTGCGCGACGACGGGCTGCGCGCCGTGCTCTACGACCTCGACATGGCGATCATCGATCTGCGGCAGGAGCTGGGCGACGGCCACCATGCCGTCCTGTCCCTGGTCAACCACTACCACAACCTGCTGCGCCGCTGGGCGGAGGTGTGA
- a CDS encoding TonB-dependent receptor, with the protein MRQTTSPLGLRPLLAGAAATASLAMTFAIPATADAQTAGTGTGAPGTGPTPQRSSSDALQLDSIKVDAAAPQTGNVNAAPTGVSRLPETVKDTPRVVNVVPQEIIEQQRATSLEQTLRNVPGITISTGEGNGGQNGDQFRIRGLTARGDIYTDGLKDFGVYTHDVFNTETVQVFKGPSGNGFGVGNSGGVINQGTKKASLQPKVQIDQSVGTGPTYRTTVDINQPLSDTAALRVNGLYHTQNVADRDEVEADRRGIAADLGLGLGTPTTWHLNYAFLKGEKTPDMGQPMVQGRDGIFRPAGEFGLDRSTSYVRNLDRDDTENHILTSTFAHEVNKALSVYNDSRFSHYERNFAATNPAALSGTAATQFLAGRNPTLSYGAGGGLAYKQQGWGVQNVTGAKVNGELFGLRHSFNGGVDVSYQRDKRENGTWANRVNNQTVRNPSHSYAANTAITFPATGGREASVTNAGLFASDRVWLLDQLSVQGGLRWDYFRTSFGSADRTIASGTGTERTWSPSVSLIYEPTKDSSVYASYSRSYKPVGTDIASALTNGTAETPNNARNFDPEQTDLYEIGGKADFLNGRLGISGAIFQAEKSNTYSIDPTTGTVTDGFSEAGLGIRVRGFEASISGKVTEHWNIYTNYAYLDGKVTESRTNPAVVGKVAANVPKHNASLWTTYEFEAGIPGKFTVGGGMQYASEYWADSANTARMPDTFSADAMVSYEIRNISVALNGYNLTDHRNYTSAFNATRAVPASGRTVMLTTGLTF; encoded by the coding sequence ATGCGACAGACCACGTCCCCCCTTGGGCTGCGACCCCTTCTGGCCGGCGCGGCCGCCACGGCCAGCCTGGCCATGACCTTCGCCATTCCGGCGACGGCCGATGCGCAGACGGCCGGCACAGGAACGGGCGCTCCGGGGACCGGTCCGACGCCGCAGCGGTCCTCCAGCGACGCCCTCCAGCTCGATTCCATCAAGGTCGACGCCGCGGCACCGCAAACCGGCAACGTCAACGCCGCCCCCACCGGCGTGTCCCGCCTGCCGGAGACGGTCAAGGACACGCCCCGCGTCGTCAACGTCGTGCCGCAGGAGATCATCGAGCAGCAGCGCGCCACCTCGCTGGAACAGACACTGCGCAACGTGCCGGGCATCACCATTTCGACCGGCGAGGGCAACGGCGGCCAGAACGGCGACCAGTTCCGCATCCGCGGCCTGACCGCGCGCGGCGACATCTACACCGACGGCCTGAAGGATTTCGGCGTCTACACCCACGATGTCTTCAACACCGAGACGGTTCAGGTCTTCAAGGGTCCGTCGGGCAACGGCTTCGGCGTCGGCAACTCCGGTGGCGTGATCAACCAGGGCACCAAGAAGGCGTCGCTGCAGCCGAAGGTCCAGATCGACCAGTCGGTCGGCACCGGCCCGACCTACCGCACCACGGTGGACATCAACCAGCCGCTCAGCGACACCGCGGCGCTGCGGGTGAACGGCCTCTACCACACCCAGAACGTCGCCGACCGCGACGAGGTGGAGGCCGACCGCCGCGGCATCGCCGCCGACCTCGGCCTCGGCCTCGGCACACCGACCACCTGGCACCTGAACTACGCCTTCCTGAAGGGCGAGAAGACACCCGACATGGGCCAGCCGATGGTGCAGGGCCGCGACGGCATCTTCCGTCCGGCGGGGGAGTTCGGCCTCGACCGCTCGACCTCCTATGTCCGCAACCTCGACCGCGACGACACCGAGAACCATATCCTCACCTCGACCTTCGCGCATGAGGTGAACAAGGCTCTGTCGGTCTACAACGACTCCCGCTTCAGTCATTACGAGCGCAATTTCGCCGCCACCAACCCGGCGGCGCTCAGCGGCACCGCCGCCACCCAGTTCCTGGCCGGCCGCAATCCGACACTGAGCTATGGCGCCGGCGGCGGGCTGGCCTACAAGCAGCAGGGCTGGGGCGTGCAGAACGTCACCGGCGCCAAGGTGAACGGCGAGCTTTTCGGGTTGCGCCATTCCTTCAACGGCGGCGTGGACGTCAGCTACCAGCGCGACAAGCGCGAGAACGGCACCTGGGCCAACCGCGTCAACAACCAGACCGTCCGCAACCCGTCGCACAGCTACGCCGCCAACACCGCCATCACCTTCCCGGCGACCGGCGGCCGCGAAGCCAGCGTCACCAACGCCGGCCTGTTCGCCAGCGACCGCGTCTGGCTGCTCGACCAGCTGTCGGTCCAGGGGGGACTGCGCTGGGACTATTTCCGCACCAGCTTCGGTTCGGCCGACCGTACAATCGCCAGCGGCACGGGAACCGAGCGCACCTGGAGCCCGTCGGTCAGCCTGATCTATGAACCGACCAAGGACTCGTCGGTCTACGCCTCCTACTCGCGCTCCTACAAGCCGGTCGGCACCGATATTGCCTCGGCGCTGACCAACGGGACGGCCGAAACGCCGAACAATGCCCGCAACTTCGATCCGGAACAGACCGACCTCTACGAGATCGGCGGCAAGGCCGACTTCCTGAACGGCCGGCTGGGTATCAGCGGTGCCATCTTCCAGGCCGAGAAGTCCAACACCTACTCGATCGACCCCACCACCGGCACCGTCACCGACGGCTTCTCCGAGGCCGGTCTCGGCATCCGTGTCCGCGGCTTCGAGGCCAGCATCAGCGGCAAGGTGACGGAGCACTGGAACATCTACACCAACTACGCCTACCTGGACGGCAAGGTAACGGAGTCCCGCACCAATCCGGCAGTGGTCGGCAAGGTCGCCGCCAACGTGCCCAAACACAATGCCAGCCTGTGGACGACCTACGAGTTCGAGGCCGGCATCCCCGGCAAGTTCACCGTCGGCGGCGGCATGCAGTACGCGTCGGAATATTGGGCGGACAGCGCCAACACGGCCCGCATGCCCGACACCTTCTCGGCCGACGCGATGGTGTCCTACGAGATCCGCAATATCTCCGTGGCGCTCAACGGCTACAACCTGACCGACCATCGCAACTATACCTCGGCCTTCAACGCCACCCGTGCCGTGCCCGCTTCCGGCCGCACCGTCATGCTGACGACGGGGCTGACGTTCTGA
- a CDS encoding siderophore ABC transporter substrate-binding protein: MTIVTRRRDLLTAGLAIGVSGLAPVLLPRAAFGQSAAPGTIRHSQGETKLPKAVGKVLCFDMASLDTLDALGVPVAGVPTQAKPAYLAKYDGPGYARIGTLFEPDYEAVNAAQPDLIIVGGRSAPKYAELSAIAPTIDLTVKPERFFDSALENAGILGRIFGKSAEVKARADKLRATVAEVKSIAAGAGKGLLILTTGGKISAYGPGSRFGVLHTEYGVVPAAEKLDTSNHGQAVNFEFILQTNPDWLFVLDRDSAIGREGQSAKQLLDNDIVRRTTAWQKGQVVYLNAANWYLIGGGLQAMQQDADDIKAALTGKA, translated from the coding sequence ATGACAATCGTGACGCGCCGCAGGGATCTGTTGACGGCAGGTCTGGCGATTGGGGTTTCCGGCTTGGCGCCCGTCCTCTTGCCGCGCGCGGCCTTCGGCCAGAGCGCAGCCCCCGGCACCATCCGCCATTCCCAGGGCGAGACGAAGCTGCCCAAGGCGGTCGGCAAGGTCCTGTGCTTCGACATGGCGTCGCTCGACACGTTGGATGCGTTGGGCGTTCCGGTGGCGGGTGTGCCGACCCAGGCGAAGCCGGCGTATCTCGCCAAGTATGACGGTCCCGGCTATGCCCGGATCGGCACGCTGTTCGAGCCGGACTACGAGGCGGTGAACGCCGCCCAGCCCGACCTGATCATCGTCGGCGGCCGGTCCGCCCCGAAATATGCCGAGCTGTCGGCCATCGCCCCCACCATCGACCTGACGGTGAAACCGGAGCGCTTCTTCGACAGCGCGCTGGAGAATGCCGGCATTCTGGGCCGCATCTTCGGCAAGAGCGCCGAGGTGAAGGCCCGTGCCGACAAGCTGCGCGCGACGGTCGCCGAGGTGAAGTCGATTGCGGCCGGGGCGGGCAAGGGTCTGCTGATCCTGACCACCGGCGGCAAGATCAGCGCCTATGGTCCGGGCTCGCGCTTCGGCGTGCTGCACACCGAATATGGCGTGGTGCCGGCGGCGGAGAAGCTCGACACCTCCAACCACGGGCAGGCGGTCAATTTCGAGTTCATCCTGCAGACCAACCCGGACTGGCTGTTCGTGCTCGACCGCGATTCCGCCATCGGCCGGGAGGGCCAGTCGGCCAAGCAACTGCTGGACAACGACATCGTGCGCCGGACCACCGCATGGCAGAAGGGGCAGGTGGTCTATCTGAATGCGGCGAACTGGTATCTGATCGGCGGCGGGCTGCAAGCCATGCAGCAGGATGCCGACGACATCAAGGCGGCCCTGACGGGAAAGGCGTGA
- a CDS encoding iron chelate uptake ABC transporter family permease subunit, whose protein sequence is MPPDRRSLPPAVLIAGLGGLAAASIVLFMTVGAKGSWSFILTFRGTKVAAMVLVGWAIAMSTVLFQTITNNRILTPSIMGFDALYRLIQTVLVFQLGSAAVAAFDPRLRFGIEVAAMVAFSWLLYRWLFSGSLRGLHLLMLVGIVFGVLFRSLTSFLYRVIDPNEFLVVQDRMFASFNRVDGQLLAVSALVVLAVSVAVWRKAGVLDVLALGRDAAINLGVDHRREVMRVLVMVSVLVAVSTALVGPVTFFGLLVANLAYLLVDTHRHRLILPVAALVAILVLMGGQLVLERLLGFNGALSIVIEFLGGIVFLIILVRRAAR, encoded by the coding sequence ATGCCGCCTGACCGCCGTTCGTTGCCTCCGGCCGTTCTGATCGCCGGGCTGGGCGGGCTGGCCGCCGCGTCCATCGTCCTGTTCATGACCGTCGGCGCCAAGGGAAGCTGGAGCTTCATCCTGACCTTCCGCGGCACCAAGGTCGCGGCGATGGTGCTGGTCGGCTGGGCCATCGCCATGTCCACCGTGCTGTTCCAGACCATCACCAACAACCGGATCCTGACCCCGTCGATCATGGGGTTCGACGCGCTCTACCGGTTGATCCAGACGGTGCTGGTGTTCCAGCTGGGATCCGCCGCGGTGGCGGCCTTCGATCCGCGCCTGCGCTTCGGGATCGAGGTCGCGGCGATGGTGGCCTTTTCCTGGCTGCTCTATCGCTGGCTGTTCTCGGGAAGCCTGCGCGGGCTGCACCTGCTGATGCTGGTCGGCATCGTCTTCGGCGTGCTGTTCCGCAGCCTCACCAGCTTCCTCTACCGGGTGATCGACCCCAACGAGTTCCTGGTGGTGCAGGACCGCATGTTCGCCAGCTTCAACCGGGTGGACGGCCAGCTTCTGGCGGTTTCGGCCCTGGTGGTGCTGGCGGTGTCGGTGGCGGTGTGGCGCAAGGCCGGCGTGCTGGACGTGCTGGCGCTGGGGCGCGACGCCGCCATCAACCTGGGCGTCGATCACCGGCGCGAGGTGATGCGGGTGCTGGTGATGGTGTCGGTGCTGGTCGCCGTCTCCACCGCGCTGGTCGGTCCGGTCACCTTCTTCGGCCTGCTGGTCGCCAACCTCGCCTATCTGCTGGTGGATACGCACCGGCACCGTCTGATCCTGCCGGTGGCGGCGCTGGTCGCCATTCTGGTGCTGATGGGCGGCCAACTCGTCCTGGAACGGCTGCTGGGCTTCAACGGAGCGCTCAGCATCGTCATCGAGTTCCTGGGCGGTATCGTCTTCCTGATCATCCTTGTGCGGAGAGCGGCCCGATGA
- a CDS encoding alpha-hydroxy acid oxidase — MSVPPDTVSLFDYERHFNDRVDPATRAYIGGAGADGITQRANREAFDRLRLMPRVLRDLSNATARSTLFGETLDYPIILAPMAYHKLVHPDGELATVEAAGLTRSWMTVSTQASVRIDEIARRATAPLWFQLYTQPRREDTLTLMRRAEDAGCRALVLTVDAPVNGMRNMEQRAGFRLPPTIAPVNLAGLAPDGFRPARPGSPVFQGMLHAAPTWDTVAWLCGETALPVLLKGILNPADVDPAIAAGAGGLIVSNHGGRTLDTLPTSIDALPAVAAKAARRLPVLMDGGIRRGTDILKALALGADAVLIGQPVLHALAVGGLAGVAHMLTLLQTELEVAMALTGRATLAEIDRSVIHPSA; from the coding sequence ATGAGCGTTCCGCCCGATACCGTTTCGCTGTTCGACTATGAACGCCACTTCAACGACCGCGTCGATCCGGCCACCCGCGCCTATATCGGCGGGGCCGGAGCGGACGGCATCACCCAGCGCGCCAACCGCGAGGCCTTCGACCGCCTGCGCCTGATGCCGCGCGTGCTGCGCGACCTGTCCAACGCCACCGCCCGCTCGACCCTGTTCGGCGAGACGCTCGATTACCCGATCATCCTGGCACCGATGGCCTATCACAAGCTGGTCCATCCCGACGGCGAACTGGCGACGGTGGAGGCCGCCGGCCTGACCCGCAGTTGGATGACAGTCAGCACCCAGGCCAGCGTGCGCATCGACGAGATCGCCCGGCGGGCGACGGCGCCGCTGTGGTTCCAGCTCTACACCCAACCGCGGCGGGAGGACACGCTGACGCTGATGCGCCGGGCGGAGGATGCCGGATGCCGGGCGCTGGTCCTGACGGTGGACGCGCCGGTCAACGGCATGCGCAACATGGAACAGCGCGCCGGCTTCCGCCTGCCGCCCACCATCGCCCCGGTCAACCTCGCCGGCCTCGCCCCCGACGGCTTCAGGCCGGCCCGGCCCGGTAGCCCGGTGTTCCAGGGCATGCTCCACGCCGCCCCGACCTGGGACACGGTGGCGTGGCTGTGCGGAGAAACCGCCCTGCCCGTCCTGCTAAAGGGCATCCTCAACCCCGCCGACGTGGATCCCGCCATCGCGGCCGGGGCCGGCGGTCTCATCGTCTCCAACCATGGCGGCCGGACGCTGGACACCCTGCCCACCAGCATCGACGCGCTGCCCGCGGTCGCCGCCAAGGCCGCCCGCCGCCTGCCGGTGCTGATGGACGGCGGCATCCGCCGCGGCACCGACATCCTGAAGGCGCTGGCCCTCGGCGCCGATGCCGTGCTGATCGGCCAGCCGGTGCTGCACGCTCTGGCGGTTGGCGGATTGGCCGGCGTCGCCCATATGCTGACCCTGCTCCAGACCGAGCTGGAGGTCGCGATGGCGCTGACCGGCCGCGCGACTTTGGCCGAGATCGACCGCTCGGTGATCCACCCGTCCGCCTGA
- a CDS encoding glycosyl transferase family protein, protein MIVALDALLSMRNVTLAARQLDMQPPALSRLLGQMREEFGDPLFVRSGSGLVPTPFAEALRPKVQALAAAIDDLFQPTIASRRAEPFDPGWNVPSAIPVPPLATRPANLLDGQPSAAEVAANLDRVGESSSPHDRLARNIGVLGIAGGGHGRPLTMEEAEEAMSIVLAGEADPIQTGALFGMMRVRGATAPELAGFVRAMQGHVAARFDGRLGLSQPNDPPPAVQADLDWPCFTSPNYHNPPWFFHAARLVAQAGHRVLLHGNTGSGAAGGRYEVVSAALGIPVCSTADQIGAALETQRIAYVPLTALAPQIHRLIALHRLTQFRNAALEAVHLLRPAGGRTSLLGVTKPSHRELHRDAARLLGLPNITVLGSVRDVAQYTPFRPATIHRLIDGEPNDLALPSRMAEPPATPRPRGTSLEYWQGVWTGAMPDVRAERIIVGTAAFALFSLPGAVNGGFDAAMAEAEALWKHRRSR, encoded by the coding sequence ATGATCGTGGCACTGGATGCCCTTCTGTCGATGCGGAACGTCACGCTGGCCGCCCGACAGTTGGACATGCAGCCCCCGGCGCTCAGCCGCCTGCTCGGCCAGATGCGGGAGGAGTTCGGCGATCCGCTGTTCGTCCGGTCCGGCAGCGGACTCGTCCCCACTCCCTTTGCCGAGGCGTTGCGGCCGAAGGTGCAGGCGCTGGCGGCCGCCATCGACGATCTGTTCCAGCCGACAATCGCCAGCCGCCGGGCGGAACCCTTCGACCCCGGCTGGAACGTCCCGTCCGCCATTCCGGTCCCGCCGCTGGCGACGCGCCCGGCCAACCTCCTCGACGGCCAGCCCTCCGCGGCGGAGGTGGCCGCCAATCTGGATCGGGTCGGGGAAAGCAGCTCCCCCCATGACCGGCTGGCCCGGAACATCGGCGTCCTCGGCATTGCCGGCGGCGGCCATGGCCGCCCGCTGACCATGGAGGAAGCGGAAGAGGCGATGAGCATCGTCCTGGCCGGCGAGGCCGACCCGATCCAGACCGGCGCGCTGTTCGGCATGATGCGCGTGCGCGGCGCCACCGCGCCGGAACTCGCCGGCTTCGTGCGCGCGATGCAGGGTCATGTCGCCGCCCGGTTCGACGGACGCTTGGGCCTGTCGCAGCCGAACGATCCACCCCCTGCCGTCCAAGCCGACCTGGACTGGCCCTGCTTCACCTCGCCCAACTACCACAACCCGCCCTGGTTCTTTCACGCCGCCAGGCTGGTGGCGCAGGCCGGGCACCGGGTCCTGCTGCACGGCAACACCGGCAGCGGCGCCGCCGGCGGACGGTACGAGGTGGTGTCCGCCGCACTCGGCATCCCCGTCTGCTCGACCGCCGACCAGATCGGCGCGGCATTGGAAACCCAGCGTATCGCCTATGTTCCGCTGACGGCGCTCGCCCCCCAGATCCACCGGCTGATCGCCCTGCACCGGCTGACCCAGTTCCGCAATGCAGCCCTTGAAGCGGTCCATCTGCTGCGGCCGGCCGGCGGACGCACCAGCCTGCTGGGCGTGACCAAGCCGTCGCACCGCGAACTGCATCGCGATGCCGCGCGCCTGCTGGGTTTGCCCAACATCACCGTGTTGGGCAGCGTGCGCGATGTCGCCCAATACACCCCCTTCCGCCCGGCCACCATCCATCGCCTGATCGACGGCGAGCCGAACGACCTCGCCCTCCCCTCCCGCATGGCGGAGCCGCCGGCCACACCCCGGCCCCGTGGCACCAGCCTGGAGTATTGGCAGGGCGTCTGGACCGGGGCGATGCCGGATGTCCGGGCCGAGCGGATCATCGTCGGCACCGCCGCTTTCGCCCTGTTCTCCCTGCCCGGCGCGGTCAACGGCGGGTTCGATGCCGCCATGGCCGAGGCCGAGGCCCTGTGGAAGCATCGGCGGTCTCGCTGA